The following proteins come from a genomic window of Winogradskyella sp. PC-19:
- a CDS encoding M14 family zinc carboxypeptidase, with protein MKRITLIVLLAFFALAQTANSQTHKRIKINSHSQANVNRLADLGIDLRCGATHHDHESTIDISNEELELLRENNISYQIVIDNLNEFYQENSTKDLFRAQQEFQAERAKTLAFRQGLSQRSSVALNTIDNYLQYIGASEEDWNVPLNFPDVTSSAEVPMGGALTISQVLTELDEMRAYSQSKGLNIVSEKADASGTLNMKTWGNPLTTIPNPLYDDMLPENSASNPEDYIGVGTTAQRFDPQTIYYIRITGNESSTAEGTKPQILYTSMIHSRELSAQIGNIFFMWYLIENYDCNPAVKELVDNNELYFIPVVNPDGLKWNEVTQPFGGGMQRKNLRPNANSSSLDNRGVDLNRNFDYFWGSAGSGSSPSPTSSGYRGPAAASEPETKIIVEFVESRNFKTAVWQHTFANSIPHPYGGNPSFVSGREDEMQKWHEDMTKYNRYVSGATIFPPANGIADDWMLGGAEDDNGSYGAVPNGLGTTPMRILATTPENGASSEASGNGFTNNGANQGFWPTRNNIIPIAKRMMRINLMNAYYGGRYAKFHDLTPSNLLSGQPASNLTTDLTFGVERVGQTDGNFTLTITPIQNIQSIATPTIAINGLNSLDQTEVSSSITLTSSIQPKERIIYKVELANSTGAIIYDATYEKIYKPTVLFQDNPDTDLLSNWTTSGTWTAATATGAAYSGTRGIKVGGNNNNAYPNSTTRTITTQNSYNFNTNPDYLIQYFAKWDIERNYDFVEVLASINNGAFQPLEGKYTKPAATTATTDHSNNGNTQQDSNSSGLIYDGDLYDNWKMEEIVIDSETNSFLLGQSNVRIQFRFRSDNGNVLENYSSTPSGFYFDDFRILELDVPCDAALPPKNIQLDNISFTTADASWSNISGSTYDLRYRETGSSTWTVITDINNITQALSGLINNTEYELQVATRCNSTVSTFSESVKFNTLVFCDETISSYPYSESFETASSTFTGDWTQNTDDDLNWTNNSGTTGSGGTGPNNASNGSRYLYIEASAPGNITPVRNAILSSPCFDLTGRENSTFTFDYHMFGLNSTGSLSLEVSDGGAPFIVVPNTDTSQENPLIGEQQTSNGAVWKTQSADLSDYDGKIIRLRFVAITDGTFTSDISIDNLNFSSNVAAGPSVITQDITVNLDATGNATIAEDAVNNGSTGTGTLSFNTDTTAFTCANIGANTVTLTVTDDNGSASDTAIVTVVDNLAPVPDATALSDATGECSATISGSAPTATDNCGGTITGTTSDSLTSSTQGTTSVTWTFDDGNGNTSTQTQNIVVV; from the coding sequence ATGAAAAGAATTACCCTCATTGTTCTATTGGCATTTTTTGCCTTAGCGCAAACCGCAAATTCACAAACTCATAAGAGAATTAAAATTAATAGCCATAGCCAAGCAAATGTAAATAGACTGGCAGACTTAGGAATTGATTTAAGGTGTGGTGCTACACATCATGATCACGAATCTACAATTGACATTAGCAATGAAGAGCTTGAACTATTAAGAGAAAATAATATCTCATACCAAATCGTTATAGATAACTTAAATGAATTTTATCAAGAAAACTCTACTAAAGATTTATTTAGAGCACAACAAGAGTTTCAAGCAGAGCGAGCTAAGACTTTAGCATTCCGTCAAGGCTTAAGTCAGAGATCATCAGTTGCATTAAACACCATTGATAATTACCTGCAATATATTGGGGCTTCCGAAGAAGATTGGAATGTACCATTAAATTTTCCAGATGTGACTTCTTCCGCGGAAGTGCCTATGGGTGGCGCTCTAACAATATCACAAGTTTTAACAGAACTCGACGAAATGCGTGCTTATTCTCAAAGTAAAGGACTAAATATAGTTTCAGAAAAAGCCGATGCCTCTGGAACTTTAAATATGAAAACATGGGGTAACCCTCTAACTACAATTCCTAATCCCTTATATGATGATATGCTTCCTGAAAACTCAGCAAGCAATCCTGAAGATTATATAGGTGTCGGAACAACAGCACAACGTTTTGACCCACAAACTATATATTATATTAGAATAACTGGTAACGAATCTAGTACGGCAGAAGGAACTAAACCTCAAATTTTATATACTTCGATGATTCACTCAAGAGAGTTAAGTGCTCAGATAGGGAACATCTTTTTTATGTGGTATTTAATTGAAAATTATGATTGCAATCCCGCTGTAAAAGAATTAGTGGACAATAACGAACTTTATTTTATTCCAGTAGTAAATCCAGATGGATTAAAATGGAATGAAGTAACACAACCTTTTGGTGGTGGTATGCAACGTAAAAACTTAAGACCAAACGCAAACTCTTCATCACTTGACAACAGAGGTGTAGATTTGAATAGAAATTTTGATTACTTCTGGGGAAGTGCTGGTTCTGGTTCTTCTCCTAGCCCGACAAGTTCTGGTTATAGAGGTCCCGCAGCAGCTTCTGAGCCTGAAACAAAAATAATTGTGGAGTTTGTAGAATCAAGAAACTTTAAAACAGCTGTTTGGCAGCACACTTTTGCCAATTCCATTCCGCATCCATATGGAGGTAATCCATCATTTGTTTCTGGTAGAGAAGATGAAATGCAAAAGTGGCACGAAGACATGACCAAATACAATAGATATGTATCTGGTGCAACAATATTTCCACCTGCAAATGGTATTGCAGATGATTGGATGTTAGGTGGTGCTGAAGATGATAATGGCTCATATGGCGCTGTCCCTAATGGTCTAGGTACTACACCAATGAGAATATTGGCTACTACTCCAGAAAATGGAGCAAGCAGTGAAGCCTCAGGAAATGGGTTTACTAACAATGGTGCCAATCAAGGTTTTTGGCCAACTAGGAACAATATAATTCCTATTGCAAAACGTATGATGCGTATAAATCTAATGAATGCATATTATGGTGGACGCTACGCAAAATTTCATGACTTAACACCATCAAACTTACTAAGTGGCCAACCAGCCTCAAACTTAACAACTGACTTAACGTTTGGTGTAGAAAGAGTTGGACAAACGGATGGGAATTTTACATTGACAATTACACCTATTCAAAACATTCAATCTATAGCAACACCAACTATAGCAATTAATGGCCTAAATTCATTAGACCAAACAGAAGTTTCAAGTTCAATAACTTTAACGTCTAGCATACAACCTAAAGAACGTATAATATACAAGGTAGAGTTAGCAAATAGTACAGGCGCTATCATTTACGATGCGACTTACGAAAAAATATATAAACCAACTGTACTTTTTCAAGATAATCCTGATACTGATTTATTAAGCAACTGGACCACTTCTGGAACTTGGACTGCAGCTACAGCAACAGGAGCTGCTTATTCTGGCACAAGAGGAATTAAAGTTGGCGGAAATAACAATAATGCTTATCCTAATAGTACAACAAGAACCATTACAACTCAAAACTCTTATAATTTTAATACAAATCCAGATTATCTTATTCAATATTTTGCAAAATGGGATATTGAAAGAAATTATGATTTTGTTGAGGTGCTAGCTTCTATAAACAATGGTGCATTTCAGCCTTTAGAAGGTAAATACACAAAACCTGCAGCCACAACAGCAACAACAGATCATTCAAATAATGGCAATACGCAACAAGACTCAAATAGTTCTGGATTAATATACGATGGAGATTTGTATGACAATTGGAAAATGGAAGAAATAGTTATTGATTCTGAAACAAATTCTTTTCTACTTGGTCAATCAAATGTTAGAATACAATTTAGATTTAGAAGTGATAATGGCAATGTTTTAGAAAACTATTCCTCTACTCCTAGCGGTTTTTATTTTGACGACTTTAGAATTCTAGAATTAGATGTCCCTTGCGATGCTGCTTTACCCCCAAAGAACATTCAATTAGATAATATCAGTTTTACAACAGCTGATGCTTCTTGGTCAAATATTTCAGGATCTACTTATGATTTACGATACCGAGAAACAGGCAGTTCGACTTGGACAGTTATTACTGATATAAATAATATAACACAGGCTCTATCGGGATTAATTAATAATACAGAATATGAATTACAGGTGGCTACAAGATGTAATAGTACTGTTTCAACATTCTCTGAATCCGTAAAGTTCAATACTTTAGTTTTTTGTGACGAAACAATTTCTAGCTATCCTTATTCTGAAAGTTTTGAAACTGCATCATCAACATTTACTGGAGATTGGACTCAGAACACAGATGATGATTTAAATTGGACAAATAATTCTGGAACAACTGGTTCTGGTGGAACTGGACCAAATAACGCCTCTAATGGTTCACGATATTTATATATTGAAGCCTCTGCCCCTGGTAATATTACTCCTGTTAGAAACGCAATATTATCTTCGCCATGCTTTGACTTGACCGGAAGAGAAAATAGTACTTTCACTTTTGATTATCATATGTTTGGATTAAATTCAACAGGTAGTTTATCATTAGAAGTAAGTGATGGCGGTGCTCCTTTTATTGTAGTACCAAACACAGACACTTCTCAGGAAAATCCTCTAATTGGTGAACAACAGACTAGTAATGGTGCTGTTTGGAAAACTCAATCCGCAGATTTATCCGACTACGATGGTAAAATAATTAGATTAAGATTTGTTGCAATTACGGATGGCACTTTTACAAGTGATATATCAATAGATAATTTAAATTTTTCATCTAATGTTGCCGCTGGTCCTTCAGTAATAACTCAAGATATAACAGTGAATTTAGATGCTACTGGTAATGCAACGATAGCAGAAGATGCAGTAAATAACGGTAGTACAGGTACAGGAACACTGAGCTTTAATACCGATACCACGGCATTTACATGTGCAAATATTGGAGCAAATACTGTAACTCTTACCGTAACAGATGATAATGGTTCTGCATCAGACACAGCTATTGTTACTGTTGTTGATAATTTAGCACCTGTACCAGATGCGACAGCACTGTCTGATGCCACTGGTGAGTGTTCTGCGACCATCTCTGGTAGTGCTCCTACTGCTACAGATAACTGTGGTGGTACTATTACTGGGACAACATCAGATAGCTTAACAAGTTCTACTCAAGGTACTACATCTGTAACTTGGACTTTCGATGATGGTAATGGGAACACATCTACACAAACACAAAATATTGTCGTCGTC
- a CDS encoding LamG-like jellyroll fold domain-containing protein produces the protein MKTNYFIVKANILIFSLFLSINTYAQHCTSNGSTSYSTGTTYVGFGSITNTTGKPSAYTDYNALSTTVSQGGTETLTIRANTDGNYTVHTFVWIDWNQNNDFNDVGESFDLGDVRNVSDGATSNSPFMVSVPIGATIGTTRMRVSTRYNTNPGSCDTGFDGEVEDYRVNVVAGTPTCTTTINSFPYDESFESGLGGWTQDTSDDRDWTRQSGGTPSNDTGPNAANNGSFYLFTEGSNPNFNSEFNLISPCIDLTAETAAQFSFYYHMYGTNMGDLNVDVSTDNGVTFGAPVWTQSGEDQTAHTDPWVLVDIDLAAYIGQIIKIRFNGITGSDFTSDISIDSVSMVTTFTPGPNINVYDSVSNNINDGSTNSPSLVNSTDFGNLLISTPTTITYTIQNTGTTDLIISSITSSNSDFVVSGPVSTTITSGSTTTFDVTATTTSASVTSGTITINSNSPSPEDAYTFDVQATGITASCSSSTITLPYIESFETGTNGWNSGGSDASRVNNAATSYDNSYSFMIRSNSGTGSAVCSPNVDLTSYDKVDFKFFFYAEGFELNETFTFEYSDDDGANWQVVRTFTAGNTSPSEKSGDFEMGSTSTNYYVRNIGLLATNYTFSSNSRFRFQSSASDTTDNIYIDNISITGITYSTPTLGPGGITADLSLWLQADKLNGTTVGTDGTPVSQWTDTGIGNDAAVVETGNEPTYRNSTARNINFNPVIDFTNDNNTAGGDMTYLDGREVLESSAGFNSNDIFMVVMPDTPVNTSTIPLDTFTSFDVTANNTYVEDVTGFGFGNYSARLTGEVFAYAVGSTNTAPPYVGFGRGVTDTSINMNQISIINTRHNTSDTGIEIYQNANQIGDTTNDAPDFSIVTEQRFWLGRSQYWQGSFDGRIAEVITYTGRKNDTDATQERNRIQSYLAIKYGITLEPTITAGVIEEGNLDYVDSDGSVIWDESANNGYNYDIAGIGRDDASGLDQRQSSSINSIVETFTITPDLPASPYNVNVDTRGIVTMGLSTIETTNSENRTVNPTGFATDKNFIVWGDNNADLDATPSTIAVDMSANISGLTTNVEFFGMQRVWKVVETGNVARVKVSIPEDAILNIDPPGNYLMFISDTGVFTPTAQYRVMSSDGSGNLLADYDFPPNSERFITFGYAPEEIVERSINFVSGASNYIDVEDNLDLDNDDDADPTNTATSPFTLSTWIKREAGSTNTSIVSKRDILFTEGYDLKINLLNRVEMSWINGIPRTIQSSVAIPENEWHHIAITHDGTTARLYIDGVLETTTALPLPLDTTNSFLIGAAGRDGSTTAHFDGNIDEVRVWNAALTPNQLRFLMNQELEDNAGTIGKYFDNNSILPTKNDASGLDFSNLRAYFPMSRYTYTNTNDDSGNDLVGYLRQLRTVDFQTAPLPYISTQNGNWTDDTTWTNGAMQTIPGARSLADSNISVDWNIVETSHDVTIDNTTLFDDDVPNVNDVDGNDNEGNRTVLAHILTSGTITIDGDNTLETGFGYTVTHYLEMNGKLDLEGESQLIQTTDSDLILGPSGELERDQQGTSNKYRYNYWGSPVGATSIAPASLNPNRYSYSVTDIFRDGASAVNFTSTGYDGDDTTPVTVADYWIWKFANNTDGDYSEWEHMRRTGTMEPGEGFTMKGTDTVGSEQNYTFLGKPNNADINLTISQYNDYLVGNPYASAIDARQFIIDNGPTLYYEDDVTPEADATTSGTLYFWEHWGGNDHILANYQAGYGTYNLSGSLAAPFSLVGTNDPDVGSGGTPTKIPGRYIPVGQGFFVVASNGGTINFNNGQRVFKKETISNGIFFRNNTEAVNSNDITDNADPRQKIKLGFDSVGNHHRQLLLTIDENTTPGVDWGYDGITYEYLDDDMFWGINNGFYVIQASDNMNDDTSYPLIIYTSEDGNNTIKIDELVNIDSEQEIYLHDIELDFYHNLKEDGDYEIFLNAGYYDGRFEIVFSNENASLGIDDDTLNEEKIDVRYANANDKVILINPHGLEVKDIQIYNILGQHVVSIEDIKTGNFTEYNVGNLSSGPYIIKLNTVSGSVSKKVLVD, from the coding sequence ATGAAAACAAATTACTTCATTGTGAAGGCTAATATATTGATATTTAGTCTTTTTTTATCGATTAACACCTATGCTCAGCATTGTACATCGAACGGTAGTACTTCCTATAGTACAGGTACGACATATGTCGGCTTTGGAAGTATAACAAACACAACTGGTAAACCTAGTGCTTACACAGATTACAATGCGCTATCTACTACTGTATCACAGGGTGGAACTGAAACACTAACTATCAGAGCAAACACTGATGGTAATTACACAGTACATACTTTTGTATGGATAGATTGGAATCAAAATAATGATTTTAATGACGTTGGAGAAAGTTTTGACTTAGGCGATGTTAGAAATGTTAGTGACGGTGCAACTTCTAATTCTCCGTTTATGGTTAGTGTTCCTATAGGTGCTACTATTGGAACAACTAGAATGCGAGTTTCTACAAGATATAATACAAATCCAGGAAGTTGTGACACGGGTTTTGATGGTGAAGTTGAAGATTATAGAGTAAATGTGGTTGCGGGAACACCAACTTGTACCACAACAATAAATTCATTTCCTTATGATGAAAGCTTTGAAAGCGGATTAGGTGGTTGGACTCAAGATACTTCAGATGATAGAGATTGGACAAGACAATCTGGTGGCACTCCATCAAATGATACAGGTCCGAATGCAGCAAATAACGGTTCTTTTTACTTATTTACAGAAGGTAGTAATCCTAATTTTAATTCAGAATTTAATTTAATTAGCCCTTGTATTGATTTAACAGCTGAAACTGCTGCACAATTCTCTTTTTATTACCACATGTATGGTACAAACATGGGAGATTTGAATGTAGATGTAAGTACAGATAATGGTGTTACTTTTGGTGCGCCTGTTTGGACTCAGTCTGGCGAAGACCAAACAGCTCATACGGACCCATGGGTGCTAGTTGATATAGATTTAGCTGCCTACATTGGTCAAATTATAAAAATAAGATTTAATGGTATAACTGGTTCTGATTTCACAAGTGATATATCGATAGACTCGGTATCTATGGTAACCACTTTTACACCAGGCCCAAATATTAATGTTTATGATAGTGTGAGTAATAACATTAATGATGGTAGTACAAATAGTCCATCATTAGTAAACAGTACAGATTTTGGTAACCTTTTGATTTCTACACCAACAACTATTACTTACACAATACAAAATACAGGTACAACAGATTTAATAATAAGTTCAATAACTAGTAGTAACTCTGATTTTGTAGTTAGTGGTCCAGTATCAACAACTATTACTTCTGGATCTACTACTACTTTCGATGTAACTGCTACTACTACTAGTGCTTCGGTTACATCTGGTACTATAACAATAAATAGTAATAGTCCTTCTCCTGAAGACGCATATACTTTTGATGTACAAGCAACAGGAATAACTGCTTCATGTAGCTCCTCCACTATTACATTACCATACATCGAAAGCTTTGAAACAGGTACTAATGGATGGAATTCTGGTGGGTCAGATGCAAGTAGAGTAAATAATGCTGCCACATCTTATGACAATAGTTACAGTTTTATGATTCGTAGTAATTCTGGTACTGGTTCTGCAGTATGTTCACCAAATGTAGATTTAACCTCATATGACAAAGTAGATTTCAAGTTCTTCTTTTATGCTGAAGGTTTTGAACTTAACGAAACATTCACCTTTGAATATAGTGATGATGATGGTGCTAATTGGCAAGTAGTAAGAACTTTCACTGCAGGTAATACTTCTCCTTCAGAAAAATCTGGAGATTTTGAAATGGGTAGTACATCAACAAACTATTATGTAAGAAATATTGGCCTTTTAGCTACTAATTATACATTTTCTAGTAACTCTCGTTTTAGATTTCAATCTTCAGCTAGCGATACTACAGATAACATTTATATTGACAACATCAGTATTACAGGAATTACTTATTCAACACCAACTCTTGGTCCAGGTGGTATCACTGCCGACTTAAGTTTATGGCTACAAGCAGATAAATTAAATGGTACAACTGTAGGTACAGATGGTACCCCAGTTTCTCAATGGACTGATACAGGTATTGGAAATGACGCAGCTGTTGTAGAAACAGGGAATGAGCCAACATACAGAAACAGTACTGCAAGAAATATAAACTTTAATCCTGTAATCGATTTTACTAATGATAATAATACTGCTGGTGGTGATATGACTTATCTTGATGGCAGAGAAGTATTAGAAAGCTCAGCAGGCTTTAATAGTAACGATATTTTTATGGTCGTAATGCCAGATACACCTGTAAACACATCCACGATACCATTGGATACATTTACAAGTTTTGATGTTACTGCTAATAACACATATGTCGAGGATGTAACTGGTTTTGGTTTTGGTAATTACTCCGCACGCTTAACAGGAGAAGTCTTTGCATATGCTGTTGGTTCTACAAATACTGCACCACCTTATGTTGGTTTTGGGCGTGGAGTTACTGATACTTCAATTAACATGAATCAAATAAGTATTATTAACACAAGGCATAATACTTCAGATACTGGTATTGAAATTTACCAAAATGCTAACCAAATTGGTGATACAACAAATGATGCACCAGATTTTTCTATAGTAACTGAACAACGTTTCTGGTTAGGTAGAAGTCAATACTGGCAAGGAAGTTTTGATGGACGCATAGCAGAAGTTATTACATATACAGGTAGAAAGAATGATACAGATGCTACACAAGAAAGAAATAGAATTCAATCTTACTTAGCTATAAAATATGGGATTACTCTTGAGCCTACAATTACTGCTGGTGTTATAGAAGAAGGTAATCTTGATTATGTAGATAGTGATGGTTCCGTAATATGGGATGAGTCAGCAAATAATGGCTATAACTATGATATAGCTGGTATTGGTAGAGACGATGCTTCTGGGCTTGACCAAAGACAATCTAGTAGTATTAACTCTATTGTTGAAACATTTACAATTACACCAGATTTACCTGCTTCACCTTATAACGTAAACGTGGACACTCGAGGTATAGTTACAATGGGTCTATCTACAATTGAAACAACTAACTCAGAAAACAGAACAGTAAACCCAACTGGGTTTGCAACAGATAAGAACTTCATAGTTTGGGGTGATAATAACGCAGACTTAGATGCTACTCCCTCGACTATTGCTGTAGATATGAGTGCTAACATTTCTGGCCTTACCACAAATGTAGAATTTTTTGGTATGCAGCGTGTATGGAAAGTAGTTGAAACTGGAAATGTCGCTAGAGTTAAAGTTTCAATACCTGAAGATGCTATTCTTAACATTGATCCTCCTGGAAACTATTTAATGTTTATATCTGATACAGGCGTTTTTACACCAACAGCACAATATAGAGTTATGTCATCTGATGGTAGTGGAAATTTATTAGCAGACTACGATTTTCCTCCAAATAGTGAAAGATTTATAACTTTTGGATATGCTCCAGAAGAAATTGTAGAACGTTCTATAAATTTTGTTTCTGGTGCATCAAACTATATAGATGTTGAGGACAACTTAGACTTAGATAACGATGACGATGCAGACCCTACTAATACAGCTACAAGTCCATTTACTTTATCTACATGGATTAAAAGAGAAGCAGGGTCTACGAATACTTCAATTGTATCAAAAAGAGATATTTTATTTACTGAAGGTTATGATTTAAAAATTAACCTTTTAAACCGAGTGGAAATGTCATGGATAAATGGTATTCCAAGAACAATACAGTCTAGTGTTGCTATCCCTGAAAATGAGTGGCATCATATAGCTATAACACATGATGGTACAACAGCTAGATTATATATTGATGGCGTACTAGAAACCACAACAGCATTACCTCTTCCACTAGATACAACTAACTCTTTCTTAATTGGAGCTGCAGGAAGAGACGGAAGTACAACAGCTCATTTTGATGGAAACATTGATGAGGTTCGTGTATGGAATGCAGCCTTAACTCCAAATCAACTTAGATTTTTAATGAATCAAGAGCTAGAAGACAATGCAGGAACTATTGGTAAATACTTTGACAACAACAGTATATTACCGACAAAAAATGATGCTTCAGGTTTAGATTTTTCTAACTTGAGAGCCTATTTCCCTATGTCTCGTTATACATACACTAATACGAATGACGATTCTGGTAATGATTTGGTTGGTTATCTAAGACAGTTAAGAACTGTAGATTTCCAAACAGCTCCTCTACCGTATATATCAACTCAAAATGGAAATTGGACAGATGATACAACATGGACTAATGGTGCTATGCAAACCATACCAGGTGCACGTTCTTTAGCTGATAGTAATATATCTGTAGATTGGAATATTGTTGAAACGTCACATGACGTAACAATAGATAATACGACACTGTTTGATGATGACGTACCTAACGTTAACGATGTTGACGGAAACGATAATGAGGGTAACAGAACAGTTTTAGCTCATATATTAACTAGCGGTACTATTACTATTGACGGAGATAATACCTTAGAAACTGGTTTTGGTTATACCGTTACTCACTATTTAGAAATGAATGGCAAACTAGACCTTGAAGGTGAGTCTCAATTAATTCAAACAACTGATAGTGATTTAATTTTAGGCCCGTCTGGTGAACTTGAACGAGATCAACAAGGTACTTCTAACAAATACAGATACAATTATTGGGGATCACCTGTTGGAGCAACAAGTATTGCTCCAGCAAGTTTAAATCCAAATAGATACTCTTATTCAGTTACTGATATTTTTAGAGACGGAGCTTCAGCAGTAAACTTCACATCGACTGGTTATGATGGCGATGATACAACTCCTGTGACTGTTGCAGATTACTGGATTTGGAAATTTGCTAATAACACCGATGGAGATTATTCAGAGTGGGAACACATGCGACGTACTGGAACTATGGAACCTGGAGAAGGTTTTACTATGAAAGGCACTGATACTGTAGGCTCTGAGCAGAATTATACATTTTTAGGTAAACCAAATAATGCTGATATAAACCTAACTATTAGTCAATACAATGATTATTTAGTAGGAAACCCATATGCCTCTGCAATAGATGCTAGACAATTTATCATTGATAATGGTCCAACACTTTATTACGAAGATGATGTAACGCCTGAAGCAGATGCAACTACAAGTGGTACACTATACTTCTGGGAGCATTGGGGCGGAAATGACCACATACTTGCAAATTATCAAGCGGGTTACGGAACTTATAATTTATCTGGTAGTTTAGCTGCACCGTTTAGTTTAGTTGGTACAAACGACCCAGATGTTGGATCCGGTGGTACACCTACAAAAATTCCTGGAAGATATATACCTGTAGGACAAGGTTTCTTTGTTGTTGCTTCGAATGGTGGTACAATAAACTTCAACAATGGACAACGTGTCTTCAAAAAAGAGACAATATCCAATGGAATATTCTTCAGAAATAATACTGAAGCAGTAAACTCTAACGATATTACAGATAATGCTGACCCAAGACAGAAAATCAAACTAGGTTTTGACTCTGTAGGCAATCATCATAGACAATTGTTATTAACTATTGATGAAAATACGACTCCTGGTGTTGATTGGGGTTATGACGGTATAACATATGAATATTTAGATGATGACATGTTCTGGGGAATTAACAATGGTTTCTATGTGATTCAAGCATCAGATAATATGAATGATGATACAAGCTATCCATTAATAATTTACACATCAGAAGATGGAAATAATACCATTAAAATAGATGAACTTGTAAATATAGATAGCGAGCAAGAGATATATTTACACGATATAGAATTAGACTTTTACCATAATCTTAAAGAAGATGGTGATTATGAAATTTTCTTAAATGCTGGTTATTATGATGGTCGATTCGAAATCGTCTTTAGCAATGAAAATGCAAGTTTAGGTATAGATGACGATACTCTAAATGAAGAAAAGATAGATGTACGTTATGCAAATGCTAACGATAAAGTAATACTTATTAATCCTCATGGATTAGAGGTGAAAGACATTCAGATATATAATATTCTTGGACAGCACGTTGTCTCTATTGAAGATATTAAAACTGGAAATTTCACAGAATACAATGTTGGGAACTTAAGTTCTGGACCATATATCATTAAATTAAATACTGTAAGCGGTTCGGTATCTAAAAAAGTACTGGTAGATTAA
- a CDS encoding thermonuclease family protein, translating into MQKLLIILLLLFVTTKKDKAVVKKQTITGKVVAITDGDTFKLLTKDSTLIKVRLANIDCPERKQPFSNIAKQFVSKAIFSKTVKLNVLKKDRYRRYISNVIYDDSLSLCHELVKNGLAWHYRKYSKDSILQDLEDNARRNKIGLWQDKNAMAPWEWRDKKKKKSKE; encoded by the coding sequence ATGCAAAAACTCCTAATCATTCTTCTACTTCTTTTTGTTACCACAAAAAAGGACAAAGCGGTTGTAAAAAAGCAAACTATTACAGGCAAAGTAGTTGCTATAACAGATGGTGATACGTTTAAACTACTGACCAAAGATTCTACGCTTATAAAAGTAAGATTAGCCAATATAGATTGCCCAGAACGTAAACAACCATTTTCTAATATTGCTAAACAATTTGTATCTAAAGCCATCTTTAGTAAAACTGTAAAGTTAAACGTACTAAAAAAGGATAGATATAGACGCTATATCAGTAATGTCATATATGATGATTCTCTAAGTTTATGCCATGAGCTTGTGAAAAATGGTCTAGCATGGCATTACAGAAAATATTCTAAGGATTCTATTTTACAAGACTTAGAGGATAATGCCAGAAGGAACAAAATAGGACTTTGGCAAGATAAAAATGCTATGGCTCCTTGGGAATGGCGAGACAAGAAAAAGAAAAAATCTAAAGAATGA
- a CDS encoding T9SS type A sorting domain-containing protein, producing the protein NGNTSTQTQDVVIDDNINPVCITQDITIQLDITGNATITANDIDDGSSDNCGVASISVSPDTFTSSDVGDNIITFTVTDINGNSSICNATVTVEDNTLDIDDDKIEIFSVSPNPFKDNIQIKIPSKFNGDAFNISIYDLNGRRVYKEIKSVNNNEINLNGLNRLEIAPYIIRITNTTSNNVFSSKLIKY; encoded by the coding sequence TAACGGAAATACATCTACACAAACTCAAGATGTTGTGATTGATGATAATATAAATCCAGTATGTATAACTCAGGATATAACTATTCAATTAGATATAACTGGTAATGCAACTATTACTGCTAATGATATTGATGATGGTTCTAGTGATAATTGTGGAGTGGCTTCAATATCTGTATCACCAGATACATTTACATCTTCAGATGTTGGGGATAACATTATAACATTTACTGTTACTGATATTAATGGAAATAGCTCAATCTGTAATGCTACTGTTACAGTTGAAGATAACACTTTAGATATAGATGATGATAAAATCGAAATATTTAGTGTCTCACCTAACCCTTTTAAAGACAATATTCAAATTAAAATACCGTCAAAGTTTAATGGAGACGCATTTAATATTTCAATTTATGATTTAAACGGCAGAAGAGTCTATAAGGAAATAAAAAGTGTCAATAATAACGAGATAAACCTCAACGGATTGAACAGGTTAGAAATAGCACCTTATATTATAAGAATAACAAACACGACTTCTAATAATGTATTTAGCTCAAAACTAATCAAATACTAG